A DNA window from Arachis duranensis cultivar V14167 chromosome 3, aradu.V14167.gnm2.J7QH, whole genome shotgun sequence contains the following coding sequences:
- the LOC107476444 gene encoding GDSL esterase/lipase At5g22810: MGYSRSSIFRSFVVVVVVFVVLVVNAGNGQLVPALFIFGDSVVDVGNNNHRLTLVKANFPPYGRDFQNHYPTGRFCNGKLATDFIVEILGFTSYPPAYMDLKPRGKNLLNGTNFASAASGYLDATATLYNAVPLSHQLEYYKDCQNKLVETAGQSKAASIISDAIYIVTAGSSDFIQNFYINPLLNKVYTADKFSDLLLQRYSNFIQNLHALGARRIGVTTLPPMGCLPACITLFNPHSNECVSNFNNDAINFNAKLNATSQKLRQMLPGLNLVVLDIYQPLYDLVTKPQDYGFSEARRGCCGTGLVETAILCNKKSIGTCANATEYVFWDGLHPSEAANQVLANDLLAAGISLIS; this comes from the exons ATGGGGTATTCAAGGAGTTCTATATTTCGTTCCTTTGTTGTTGtagttgttgtttttgttgttttggtGGTGAATGCGGGGAATGGACAACTAGTTCCTGCATTGTTCATATTTGGGGACTCAGTTGTTGATGTTGGCAACAATAACCACCGATTAACTCTTGTTAAAGCAAACTTCCCTCCTTATGGAAGAGACTTCCAAAATCACTATCCAACTGGAAGGTTCTGCAATGGAAAGCTGGCCACAGATTTCATTG TTGAGATTCTTGGATTTACCTCTTATCCACCAGCTTACATGGACTTAAAGCCTAGAGGAAAAAACCTCTTGAATGGAACTAACTTTGCCTCAGCTGCTTCTGGTTACTTAGATGCTACAGCCACACTATAT AATGCTGTTCCATTGAGCCATCAGCTGGAATATTACAAGGATTGTCAGAACAAATTGGTGGAAACAGCAGGGCAATCAAAGGCTGCATCAATTATATCTGATGCTATATATATTGTTACCGCAGGCAGCAGTGACTTTATTCAAAACTTTTACATAAATCCTTTGCTAAACAAGGTTTATACAGCTGATAAATTCTCGGATCTTCTCTTGCAACGCTACTCCAATTTCATTCAG AATTTGCATGCACTAGGAGCAAGGAGAATAGGTGTAACAACATTGCCTCCAATGGGTTGTTTGCCAGCATGCATAACTCTGTTTAATCCTCACAGCAACGAATGCGTGTCGAATTTCAACAATGATGCTATCAACTTCAATGCAAAGCTGAATGCAACTTCTCAGAAGTTGAGACAAATGCTTCCTGGACTCAACTTGGTCGTCCTTGATATCTATCAGCCTCTCTATGACCTTGTCACTAAGCCCCAAGACTATG GATTTTCTGAAGCAAGGAGAGGTTGTTGTGGAACGGGGCTGGTAGAGACAGCAATATTGTGCAACAAGAAGTCCATAGGAACATGTGCTAATGCAACTGAGTATGTATTCTGGGATGGTCTTCATCCCTCAGAGGCTGCAAACCAAGTTTTGGCCAATGATTTGTTAGCTGCTGGCATTTCTCTCATCTCCTAA
- the LOC107476524 gene encoding uncharacterized protein LOC107476524, which translates to MDYSVAALKVVCSQLKHAREVQNHSQSSYTLGGILFQRVWLQGVLVSDTPLVLDDGTGVIELSVSRDFLHRHWQPGMYVMVVGGYVVGTGDIPMVKVHKIVDLSSWADREAMWYLEVMEAYKLFYQPLIEDFI; encoded by the exons atggatTACAGCGTAGCAGCGTTGAAGGTGGTGTGCTCGCAGCTGAAGCACGCGCGTGAGGTTCAAAATCACTCTCAAAGCAGTTACACACTCGGTGGCATCCTCTTCCAACGCGTTTGGTTGCAG GGCGTTTTGGTCTCCGACACTCCTCTGGTTCTCGATGACGGCACCGGAGTCATTGAGCTGTCCGTCAGCCGCGATTTCCTCCACCGCCATTGGCAACCTG GGATGTATGTGATGGTAGTTGGAGGTTATGTTGTCGGTACCGGAGACATTCCCATGGTAAAG GTTCATAAGATTGTTGATCTTTCATCATGGGCTGATCGAGAGGCAATGTGGTATCTTGAAGTGATGGAGGCATATAAACTCTTCTATCAGCCTCTTATTGAAGATTTCATCTAA